From Streptomyces sp. SAI-135:
TACAGGCGCAGGGCGCCGCTGCTGAGGCGGACCAGGACGTCGTTGCAGCGGTCGCCGCTGAGGTCGCCGAACGGGATCGCCCTGATCGTGGTGGGCCAGCCGCCGGCGCTGACCTTCTCGCCGAACCTGCCCGTGCCGGTGCCGCCGTGGAAGGTCAGGCCGCCGGAGGTGTTGAGGGTGAGCAGGTCACCGCGGCCGTCCGGGCCGTCGGGGCTGACGAAGTCGTGGCGGACCGCCGAGCCGTGCAACAGGTAGCCCTCGCCGCTCGTCACCGTGACCGGGGCGGCTGTGCCCAGGCCGGTGGCCTTGAGCGTCCAGGTGAACTCGCCGTGGGGGAACGGGATCCCGCTCGACGTCTTGCCGTTCCAGTTCGCCGTCACTTCCGCCGAGGCCGCGCCGCCGGTGAGGGTGCGGGTCGCCCTGCCGGTCGCACCGCTCTGCACCGAGGTGAAGGTCAGGGACCAGGAGGTGACCGGACGGGACAGCACCCACCGGCCGCTCCAGGCCGACGCGGAGCCGGGCTCCACATAGCCCTCGGCCTCCGCGCGGAACGCCGTCACCGCGGACGGCGTGACACCGGTGGTGGCCACGTGCGTCTGCTCGAAGGTGTCGAACCAGGCGACCAGACCGGTGTACTCGTCGACCGTCCACCGGAAGCGGCGGTCCACGGCGAGACCCGAGTCGGGCAGCCCGGAGGCGACCACGCGGGTGGCGCCGGTCGTCGTGTCGGTGAGGACCAGCTGGTCGGCCCCGTGGTCGTGGCGGATCGTGAAGCCGTCGCCGAGCAGGACGTCACCAGGCGTCACCGCGACCGACCTGGCGGCCTTGGTGTCGTAGACGCCCGCCGAGGCGCCGGCGCAGGACCAGTACACCCAACGGCCCGCCGCCTGGAGCTCGCTCGGCACACAGCCGAGGTCCGGGACGTCGACCGTGGAGAGGGTCTTCCTCGTGGTCAGGCTGTACGAGGTGAGCCGGCCCGGGGTGGTGGTCGCGCTCCAGAGGGTGGAGCCGTTCAGGGCGGCGGCACGGACCGAGCGCTTGATCGGATCGCCGTAGCCGAACTCGCCGATGTACTGCGTCGGGGTGGTACCGCCCGAGTTGTAGACGGCGTAGTCGTCGGAGACGTCGACGATCTCGCCGTCCTGGGTGCCGTACGTCAGCGTGTAGTTGGACCAGCCGTCGTGGATGGAGACCAGCTGGTCGGCGTTCTCCAGACCGCTGCCGCCCTCGTTGACGTCGGCGAAGGTGTTGAGGAAGACGTCGTCGGGGCCCGAGACGCTGTTGCCCCACAGGGCGGAGCAGGTGGTGCCCGGGTAGGGGCACTTGGCGGCCACCGAGTCGCCTTCCGTGGCCGCGGAGGCGGTCAGCGCGGCGGCGCCGTCGGTGGTGAGGGTGCGGACCGAGGTGGTGTCCATGGAGCTCGTGGAGCTCTTCTCCGCCACCCGCAGGCTGCCCCGGCTCAGGGCGACGCCCGTCTTGGCGTTCTCCAGCGGCGGCACCTTGGCGATCTTCTTCAGCTGCGGGGTGCCGTCCGCGCCGGTGACGACCCGCTGCACCCACCAGTCGGCCGCGCCGGAGCCGCCGGTGACCAGCGCGGTCCCGTCGGGGGCGGCCAGGGGGGTGCCGTACGACCACGTCAGCAGCGTCTTCGTGGTGCCGTCGGCCAGGGAGACGGCCCGGACGGAACCGCCGTTGGTGGCGAGGACCAGCCAGCCGTCGGTCAGCACGGGCACCGGGGTGCCGGCCAGGTCCTCGCCGGCCACCGGGACGGTCTCGGCGGCGGTGAGGTCGGCGCGCGGCTTGAGGTGCAGGCCGGAGGCCTCGGTGTACCAGCCGACGCGGTCCTGCGTCAGCACGACCTCCGGCACCGTCTCCCGGGACAGGCCGGTGAAGGCCGGGGTCAGCTCGGCGCTGGCGAAGTCGAGGTAGGCGACGGTGTACGACGTGAAGTCGCCGTTCTCGTCGCGGTCCGGGTAGGTCAGCAGGGCGCCCTGCGCGTCGCCGGTGCGCCCGGTGTTGATCTCCCAGGTGCCGTCGGCGGGCAGCCCGGAGACCACGCGGTCGCGCTGCTTGCCGTCGACCAGGTCGACGAGGTGCAGCACATAGCCGTCGAGTTCCTGGCCGTCGACGACGCCGTTCCACTCGACGGTGACCGTCGTCTCGCCGTACGTGCCGACGCGGGTTGCCGACTGGCTGAGGTCCAGGGTGCTGAGGGCGCCGCCGCCCGGGCTCCACAGCGACACCGGGTCGCCGTAGGTGCGGTGGGGCAGGGCCACGGTGTCGGCGGCCTGCCCGAACACGCCCGAGGCACAGCGCGCGGAGATGTCGTAGCAGCTGGTGGTGGTCGGCTGGTAGACGCCGGTCGGGCCCTCGACGGGCACGGTGGCGCCGTCCGCGTAGCCGGTCCACAGGAGGCCCGCGACTCCGGACTGCCGGTGCAGGTAGCCGGTCGCGCCCGCGGCGAGCAGGCGTTCGGTGCGGGGGGTGGTGCTGCGGGGATCGTCCAGGACGATCTCGGTGGTGCCGGCGGACGCGGTCGTGGCCGCCTGCGCGCCGGTGTCCTCGGTGCTGGAGAACAGGGTGATCGAGCCGGCCGCCACCGCTACGGCCAGGGCGGAGACGAGCGTGGCACGGCCCGCTCGTCTCGGGGCGTGTCTGCCCAACTGGGGGTCCTTCCCTATGAGTCAGCAAACCTTATCCACAGGTAAGAGGGGAGTGAAGGGCGGGTAAGGGGATGCGGGAGAGGCGGAAGAGGCGAGCAGGGAAGAAAACCGTGCGGCACGGCAACCCCGTTGATCCCGGCGGCCACTTGAGGGCGGAAGCGCTTCACCGGTGCTTCATGAAACGCACATGTCCTACCACCGCTCGTAAGGAAAACCCGTGGCCTCTGCCTCTCACCGCCGGCAAGCGCCGCACCCTGGTCGTCTCCGCCGCCGTGGTGGCCGCGGGCGTCGGCGCCGGTGCCGTCGTGATGAACGCCAACGCGGGGACGGTGGACCTGTACCACCAGACGCTCGCCGCGAAGGACGGCTGGGCGTCCTCCGGCACGGGCACGACCGGGGGCTCGAAGGCCGACTCCGCGCACACCTTCACCGTCTCCACGCGGGCGCAGCTCGTGAAGGCGCTGGGCTCGGCGTCCGACAGCACCCCGCGGATCATCAAGGTCAAGGGCACCATCGACGCCAACACCGACGACGCCGGCAAGAAGCTGACGTGCGCGAACTACGCGGCCGGGACGGGCTACTCGCTCTCCGCCTACCTGAAGGCGTACAACCCGGCCACCTACGGCCGCTCGAAGCTGCCGTCGGGCACGCAGGAGACCGCGCGGGCCGCCGCGCAGAAGAAGCAGGCCGCGAACATCGTCTTCAAGGTGCCCGCGAACACCACGATCGTGGGGGAGCCGGGCACCAAGGCCGGCATCTCCGGCGGCATGCTCCAGATCCAGAACGTGGACAACGTCATCGTCCGCAACCTCACCTTCGCCGCCACCGAGGACTGCTTCCCGCAGTGGGACCCGACCGACGGCGACGACGGCAACTGGAACGCGAACTACGACGCGGTGACCCTGCGCGGCGCCACCCACGTGTGGGCGGACCACAACACGTTCACGGACGCGCCGCACCTGGACTCCGCCAACCCGCAGTACTTCGGCCGCGAGTACCAGATCCACGACGGGGCCCTGGACATCACCAAGAGCTCGGACCTGGTGACCGTCTCCCGCAACCAGTTCACCAACCACGACAAGACGATGCTGATCGGCAGCAGCGACAGCGAGCCGAGCGGCAGGCTGCGCGTCTCGATCCACCACAACGTGTGGAAGGGCATCGTCCAGCGCGCCCCGCTCGCCCGGGTCGGCCAGGTCCACATCTACAACAACCTCTACGACGTCACGACCCTGAACGGCTACGCGGTGCAGTACAGCATCAACTCCCGCGCCAAGGCCCAGGTCGTCGCCGCGGACAACCACTGGACGGTCCCGTCGGGCGTGAAGGTCACCAAGCTGCTGTCCGGCGACGGCACGGGCGCGATCGCGGGCTCCGGCAACCTCGTCAACGGCACGGCGACCGACCTGGTCGCCGCCTACAACGCCGCGTCCTCGAAGGACCTGAAGACGACGGTGAACTGGACGCCGACCCTGACGGCGGGCCTGGAGACCTCGGCCTCGTCGGTGAAGAACCTGCCGGCGTCGCTGGCGACGACCACGGGCGCGGGAGTGCTCTCCTAGCCGACGCCTCTCAGGTGTCGTAGGTCCCGTCCCAGGGTTCCGCGAAGGCGAGGCGGTCCGGGTAGAGCTCCGCCCACTGTTCCCCCTCGTCCTCGCGGATCACCAGGCCGAAGCGGACGCCCTCGTGGATGACGCTGAAGGGACGGATCGCGATGTCCGTGTACGAGCGGCGCGGGAGGCTGCGGAGCAGGGTCGCCCGGTGCACCTGGGCGCGGGTGAGGGGCGAGGCGTCGCCGCCCGGGTCGCGCTGCTGCTCCGCCCAGGTGCCGGCGCACCAGATGTCCGAGTCGCGGTAATTGCCCTCGGTGTCGAAGGTGTGCAGGACCGCATACAGGCGTTTCTGATCTTCCCAGCCTTCCTCGAGGCGGAATCCCTCGGGAAAGGCATACGTGATCGACGCCAGGAACTGACCCTCCGCATACCGCCCGATCGTCTCGGTGCGGTGCTTCGGCTCGTACGCGACAGGAATGACCCCGGGCACTGCCATGGCGCAAACCATACGGCTTGGCGCGGACACGGCGATGCCCGGGTCGGTGTCCGGACGGTCCGGCGACGGCTTCCGGACTACTCCGGGGAGCCGCCGAAGCGCTCCTTGTACGTCTCCAGGTCCTCGTCCGTCAGCTTGGCGAACAGGACCGGGGGGACCGTGAAGGGGACGCCGGGGGTGAGGGCGGTGAGGGCGCGGGCCTCGTCGGCGGTGACCCAGGTGGCGGTGTCGTCGGGCAGGGCGAAGGCCTGGCGCATGGCGGCCGAGGTCGCCGGGATGAAGGGTTCCGAGACCACCGCGTACAGGTGGATCAGGTTCATCGCCGTGCGCAGTGTCAGCGCCGCGCCGTCCTTGTCCGTCTTGATCTCCAGCCAGGGGGCCTTCTCCTCCAGGTAGGAGTTGCCCGCCGACCACAGGGCGCGCAGGGCGGCAGCCGCCTTGCGGAACTGGAGCGCCTCCATCTGCTGCTCGTACTCGGCGAGCAGACGGGCGATCTCCTCGCCCAGCTTCGCCTCCGCCTCGCCGGGCTCGCCGCCCGCCGGGACCTCCTCGCCGAAGCGCTTCTTCGAGAAGGACAGGACGCGGTTGACGAAGTTGCCGAGGGTGTCGGCGAGGTCCTTGTTCACCGTGGCCGTGAAGTGCTCCCAGGTGAAGGACGAGTCGTCCGACTCGGGGGCGTTGGCGATCAGGAAGTAGCGCCAGTAGTCGGCCGGGAGGATGTCGAGGGCCTGGTCCGTGAACACGCCCCGCTTCTGGGACGTGGAGAACTTGCCGCCGTAGTACGTCAGCCAGTTGAACGCCTTGACGTAGTCGACCTTCTTCCACGGCTCGCGCACACCCAGCTCGGTCGCCGGGAACATCACCGTGTGGAAGGGGACGTTGTCCT
This genomic window contains:
- a CDS encoding polysaccharide lyase family 1 protein, whose protein sequence is MMNANAGTVDLYHQTLAAKDGWASSGTGTTGGSKADSAHTFTVSTRAQLVKALGSASDSTPRIIKVKGTIDANTDDAGKKLTCANYAAGTGYSLSAYLKAYNPATYGRSKLPSGTQETARAAAQKKQAANIVFKVPANTTIVGEPGTKAGISGGMLQIQNVDNVIVRNLTFAATEDCFPQWDPTDGDDGNWNANYDAVTLRGATHVWADHNTFTDAPHLDSANPQYFGREYQIHDGALDITKSSDLVTVSRNQFTNHDKTMLIGSSDSEPSGRLRVSIHHNVWKGIVQRAPLARVGQVHIYNNLYDVTTLNGYAVQYSINSRAKAQVVAADNHWTVPSGVKVTKLLSGDGTGAIAGSGNLVNGTATDLVAAYNAASSKDLKTTVNWTPTLTAGLETSASSVKNLPASLATTTGAGVLS
- a CDS encoding VCBS repeat-containing protein gives rise to the protein MGRHAPRRAGRATLVSALAVAVAAGSITLFSSTEDTGAQAATTASAGTTEIVLDDPRSTTPRTERLLAAGATGYLHRQSGVAGLLWTGYADGATVPVEGPTGVYQPTTTSCYDISARCASGVFGQAADTVALPHRTYGDPVSLWSPGGGALSTLDLSQSATRVGTYGETTVTVEWNGVVDGQELDGYVLHLVDLVDGKQRDRVVSGLPADGTWEINTGRTGDAQGALLTYPDRDENGDFTSYTVAYLDFASAELTPAFTGLSRETVPEVVLTQDRVGWYTEASGLHLKPRADLTAAETVPVAGEDLAGTPVPVLTDGWLVLATNGGSVRAVSLADGTTKTLLTWSYGTPLAAPDGTALVTGGSGAADWWVQRVVTGADGTPQLKKIAKVPPLENAKTGVALSRGSLRVAEKSSTSSMDTTSVRTLTTDGAAALTASAATEGDSVAAKCPYPGTTCSALWGNSVSGPDDVFLNTFADVNEGGSGLENADQLVSIHDGWSNYTLTYGTQDGEIVDVSDDYAVYNSGGTTPTQYIGEFGYGDPIKRSVRAAALNGSTLWSATTTPGRLTSYSLTTRKTLSTVDVPDLGCVPSELQAAGRWVYWSCAGASAGVYDTKAARSVAVTPGDVLLGDGFTIRHDHGADQLVLTDTTTGATRVVASGLPDSGLAVDRRFRWTVDEYTGLVAWFDTFEQTHVATTGVTPSAVTAFRAEAEGYVEPGSASAWSGRWVLSRPVTSWSLTFTSVQSGATGRATRTLTGGAASAEVTANWNGKTSSGIPFPHGEFTWTLKATGLGTAAPVTVTSGEGYLLHGSAVRHDFVSPDGPDGRGDLLTLNTSGGLTFHGGTGTGRFGEKVSAGGWPTTIRAIPFGDLSGDRCNDVLVRLSSGALRLYKPGCGSAVKPSTSYTTLSTSGWNQYDILTSPGDVSGDGRPDLIARGASTGTVYLYKGTSTGKLSGRVKLYDNWKGYKKIIGAGDLNGDGRGDLLAQDTSNTLYRYDGTGTGTFKARVKLFTNWGGSYNAIVGVGDITDDGKADLVSRDTGGTLWRNSGDGRGSFGARVKIATGFSGYKFLS